Proteins from a single region of Amycolatopsis sp. CA-230715:
- a CDS encoding TMEM175 family protein, whose protein sequence is MATQADPTTDTAPMIAAERLSMFVDAVIAIALTLLALELPVPTGDTTDALVGSVVSHGKEYLAFALSFVVIAAHWRAHHEIFQHVRRPSGRLISLTLAWLFMQVLMPFATRVITADGAFPPRFSLYAIVQVLASASFALIIQEIRREHLYRADGPPPVFAQSLLRSICLAAVFAVSVPVAFLTGSTTSYLCWLAAPVVLTVAGRIQGRALSRG, encoded by the coding sequence ATGGCCACGCAAGCCGACCCCACGACCGACACGGCACCCATGATCGCCGCCGAGCGGCTGAGCATGTTCGTCGACGCGGTGATCGCGATCGCGCTCACCCTGCTGGCGCTGGAACTCCCCGTCCCCACCGGGGACACCACCGATGCCCTGGTGGGGTCGGTGGTGTCCCACGGCAAGGAGTACCTGGCCTTCGCGCTCAGCTTCGTGGTGATCGCCGCCCATTGGCGTGCCCACCACGAAATCTTCCAGCACGTCCGCAGGCCGAGCGGCCGGTTGATCAGCCTCACCCTGGCGTGGCTGTTCATGCAGGTCCTGATGCCGTTCGCGACCCGCGTGATCACCGCGGACGGCGCCTTCCCGCCCCGGTTCAGCCTGTACGCGATCGTGCAGGTCCTGGCGTCGGCGTCGTTCGCCCTGATCATCCAGGAAATCCGCCGCGAACACCTCTACCGCGCCGACGGGCCACCCCCGGTGTTCGCCCAGAGCCTGCTGCGCAGCATTTGCCTGGCCGCGGTGTTCGCGGTGTCCGTCCCCGTCGCGTTCCTGACCGGGAGCACCACCTCCTACCTGTGCTGGCTCGCGGCACCGGTCGTGCTCACCGTCGCCGGCCGCATCCAGGGCAGGGCGTTGTCCCGTGGCTGA
- a CDS encoding DUF6790 family protein, with protein sequence MNYDIAYFAQSAFPLVWIVVPAIGAFLRARHATSPQQRLEIWQRWWAIGAMGFGSLWMTVAFTAAPEVMATAIGFDRTPFMFEIAFANLGLAILGFRAASASARERITIGLGAGMFLWGAVIGHVYQWFANGDHAPGNTGGVLVTDILIPAVMIILAVKSRRLAATPQPAAELAA encoded by the coding sequence ATGAACTACGACATCGCTTACTTCGCCCAGTCCGCGTTCCCGCTCGTGTGGATCGTGGTGCCTGCCATCGGGGCCTTCCTGCGGGCCCGCCACGCCACCTCGCCCCAGCAGCGCTTGGAGATCTGGCAACGCTGGTGGGCCATCGGTGCCATGGGGTTCGGCAGCCTGTGGATGACGGTCGCGTTCACCGCCGCCCCGGAGGTGATGGCCACCGCGATCGGCTTCGACCGGACGCCGTTCATGTTCGAGATCGCCTTCGCCAACCTCGGGCTGGCCATCCTGGGCTTCCGCGCTGCCTCGGCGTCGGCGCGCGAGCGCATCACGATCGGGCTCGGCGCCGGGATGTTCCTGTGGGGAGCCGTGATCGGGCACGTCTACCAGTGGTTCGCCAACGGAGACCACGCCCCCGGCAACACCGGCGGCGTTCTCGTCACCGACATCCTCATCCCCGCCGTCATGATCATCCTCGCCGTGAAGTCCCGGCGGCTGGCGGCCACACCCCAGCCCGCCGCGGAACTCGCCGCCTGA
- a CDS encoding MarR family winged helix-turn-helix transcriptional regulator, whose translation MDDGLADLLHRVVMLLGEATRRRTDSRDGLTYSQIRLLGTLEDIEPATQHQLAQALSISDPAISRALRPLETDGLIQITIDPEHARRRLVRLTDTGRKAFHTAGKPLYDEFRTALLAAGFPYERYLQDTLRLAELLEPD comes from the coding sequence ATGGACGACGGACTCGCAGACCTGCTCCACCGCGTGGTCATGCTGCTGGGCGAAGCGACCCGGCGGCGCACCGATAGCCGAGACGGCTTGACCTACAGCCAGATACGACTACTGGGCACGCTGGAGGACATCGAGCCCGCGACGCAGCATCAGCTCGCGCAGGCACTGTCGATATCCGACCCGGCGATCAGCCGAGCACTACGGCCACTCGAAACCGACGGCCTCATCCAGATCACCATCGACCCCGAACACGCCCGGCGGCGGCTGGTCCGCCTCACCGACACCGGCCGGAAAGCCTTCCACACGGCCGGAAAACCGCTCTACGACGAATTCCGCACCGCACTCCTCGCCGCGGGCTTCCCCTACGAGCGCTACCTCCAAGACACCCTCCGCCTGGCCGAACTCCTCGAACCCGACTGA
- a CDS encoding polysaccharide deacetylase family protein, which translates to MSEPWQWDEQTWRGHVERVRAGRPLRPDSWPGGAEVAVALSFDSDHETIPLRDAEVLPGKLSQGEYGARAGVPRILKLLDRFEAPSTFFVPAVSALLHDGEAKSYVDAGHEIALHGWIHERNTQLPAETERDLTFRASDTLERLTGTRPVGIRTPSWDFSAHSLRIIRELGLTYDSSLMADDDCYEIVADGEPTGIVELPVEWIRDDAPYFTMDRFGPQRPYTPPRGVLSIWRDEFDLARAEGGIFQLTLHPHVIGHRSRIAILTELLDHIASHEGVWFATHAQIADHVALGKDL; encoded by the coding sequence GTGAGTGAACCGTGGCAGTGGGACGAACAGACCTGGCGCGGGCACGTCGAGCGCGTGCGCGCCGGGCGGCCGTTGCGGCCGGACTCCTGGCCCGGCGGCGCCGAAGTGGCGGTGGCGTTGTCGTTCGACTCCGACCACGAGACGATCCCGTTGCGCGACGCCGAGGTGCTGCCGGGAAAGCTGTCGCAGGGCGAGTACGGCGCGCGGGCCGGCGTGCCCCGGATCCTGAAGCTGCTCGACCGGTTCGAAGCGCCGTCGACGTTCTTCGTGCCCGCCGTGTCCGCGCTCCTGCACGACGGCGAGGCGAAGTCCTATGTGGACGCCGGGCACGAAATCGCGCTGCACGGCTGGATACACGAACGCAACACCCAGCTTCCCGCCGAAACCGAACGCGATCTCACCTTCCGGGCCTCGGACACGCTGGAACGCCTCACCGGTACGCGTCCGGTCGGCATCCGCACCCCGTCGTGGGACTTCTCCGCGCATTCGCTGCGGATCATCCGCGAACTGGGCCTGACCTACGACTCGTCGCTGATGGCCGACGACGACTGCTACGAGATCGTCGCCGACGGCGAACCCACCGGCATCGTGGAACTTCCGGTCGAATGGATCCGCGACGACGCGCCGTACTTCACGATGGACCGGTTCGGGCCGCAACGCCCGTACACGCCGCCACGCGGGGTGTTGTCGATCTGGCGCGACGAATTCGACCTCGCCCGCGCCGAAGGCGGCATCTTCCAGCTCACGCTCCACCCGCACGTCATCGGGCATCGCTCCCGGATCGCGATCCTCACCGAGCTGCTCGACCACATCGCTTCGCACGAGGGCGTCTGGTTCGCCACGCACGCCCAAATCGCCGACCACGTGGCCCTCGGAAAGGACCTCTAG
- a CDS encoding SAM-dependent methyltransferase produces MTSTRRDGDTWDLASSVGATATMSAAVRAIAARAERSPVDDPFAEPLVRAVGVDLLTRLATGEAPPGDLVAPVAIEVAKVRTRFYDEFFLDATAAGVAQVVILASGLDSRAYRLSWPSGTVVYEIDQPRVLEFKTRALAALGAAPTAERRVVAADLREDWPAVLRAAGFDPVRPAAWSAEGLLGYLPPEAQDSLLDTITELSAPGSRIATESRPNPRPGDEEKTKEGLDRISARWRAHGFDTDMARLRYFGERNEAAPYLAGLGWTVTGSSTRDLFTATGLPLPADDDLRMGDVRYVVGTFGSSSAS; encoded by the coding sequence GTGACTTCCACCAGGCGCGACGGAGACACCTGGGACCTCGCGTCCAGCGTTGGCGCGACGGCCACCATGTCCGCGGCGGTCAGGGCGATCGCGGCCCGCGCCGAGCGGTCACCCGTCGACGACCCGTTCGCCGAACCGCTCGTCCGGGCGGTCGGCGTCGACCTGCTCACCCGGCTGGCGACCGGGGAAGCACCGCCCGGTGACCTGGTCGCGCCGGTGGCGATCGAAGTGGCCAAGGTGCGCACCAGGTTCTACGACGAATTCTTCCTCGACGCGACGGCCGCGGGTGTGGCGCAGGTCGTGATCCTGGCTTCGGGGCTGGATTCCCGCGCGTACCGGCTGAGCTGGCCGAGCGGCACCGTGGTGTACGAAATCGACCAGCCGAGGGTCCTCGAATTCAAGACCCGCGCGCTGGCCGCGTTGGGCGCCGCGCCCACCGCCGAGCGGCGGGTGGTCGCGGCCGACCTGCGCGAGGACTGGCCGGCCGTCCTGCGCGCCGCCGGATTCGACCCGGTCCGCCCGGCCGCGTGGAGTGCCGAAGGACTGCTGGGCTACCTCCCGCCCGAGGCGCAGGACAGCCTGCTGGACACCATCACCGAGCTCAGCGCGCCGGGGAGCCGGATCGCGACCGAAAGCAGGCCCAACCCGCGACCGGGCGACGAGGAGAAAACGAAGGAAGGCTTGGACCGCATCTCCGCGCGCTGGCGTGCGCACGGGTTCGATACCGACATGGCGAGGCTGCGCTACTTCGGCGAGCGCAACGAAGCGGCTCCGTACCTGGCCGGTCTCGGCTGGACGGTGACCGGATCCAGCACCAGGGACCTGTTCACCGCCACCGGGTTGCCGCTCCCCGCGGACGACGACCTGCGCATGGGCGACGTGCGCTACGTCGTCGGCACCTTCGGATCGTCCTCGGCGTCCTAG
- a CDS encoding TetR/AcrR family transcriptional regulator, protein MPARLPHLRSDARDNRERILDAARVVFASGDLGVPIREIARRAEVGPATVYRHFPTKESLAAATFTDQLRAWRSVVDEGLADPDPWHGFCRAVEGLCELRARDRGFASAVKSAFPRALDFTAMRTASLTSAAELVRRAKETGRLRSDVAVDDLILMIMANDGIHASTTAARIAASRRFAALMIQAFEARSV, encoded by the coding sequence GTGCCCGCCCGTTTGCCTCACCTGCGTTCCGACGCCAGGGACAACCGCGAACGCATCCTCGACGCGGCCCGCGTGGTCTTCGCGTCCGGCGATCTCGGCGTGCCGATCCGGGAGATCGCCCGGCGCGCCGAAGTCGGCCCCGCCACGGTGTACCGCCATTTCCCGACCAAGGAGAGCCTGGCCGCGGCGACGTTCACCGATCAGCTGCGCGCATGGCGGTCCGTTGTGGACGAAGGGCTCGCCGACCCCGATCCGTGGCACGGCTTCTGCCGCGCGGTCGAGGGGCTCTGCGAGCTGCGAGCGCGCGACCGCGGTTTCGCCTCGGCCGTCAAATCCGCGTTCCCGCGCGCCCTGGACTTCACCGCGATGCGCACCGCCTCGCTGACCTCGGCGGCCGAATTGGTCCGCCGCGCCAAGGAAACCGGGCGTCTGCGTTCCGACGTCGCGGTGGATGACCTGATCCTCATGATCATGGCCAACGACGGTATCCACGCGAGCACGACGGCGGCGCGGATCGCGGCCTCCCGGCGTTTCGCCGCACTCATGATCCAGGCGTTCGAGGCACGTTCCGTATAA
- a CDS encoding PucR family transcriptional regulator, whose product MVTLDRLVNVLGGYGARLCCCPVAREVGLSDVAVDDPADARRLRGDVYLAVGIESVLEAVERAAAARASVVLVRGSEPPGPDAVAKADEGRVAVLLIDPEVSWGQLAGVVYGLVLEGRETASGRGPTDLFALADSLADALDSAVVIEDQLSRVLAYSNRQQGADQVRLETILGRRVPDPVRELFERRGVFAHLAESDEPLFVEAAPEHGLTGRMVVAVRAGRETLGSIWVECERPLSEVRRTVLHDSSRTVGLHLLRSRASADLERQVESDLVIRLLEGTPDAAAVLSRLGLPPDRFRVVALQAHIAEERHAALLLAFERATTGFGWSRPGRSTLFSNTVYTVLPGEGVATARAWLDGIRDALPAQVTVAAGIGAPASTAELPASRRESDECLALHDARPGGDATVAYDESWDDILILRLRAAAAAGRSPARGPIADLAGHDAANATSYVATLRAWLETQGELTEAAERLGVHPNTIRYRLRKMAEVTPLRLDLPEKRLAMIIELAVSDPQN is encoded by the coding sequence ATGGTCACGCTGGATCGGCTCGTCAACGTCCTCGGTGGGTACGGCGCGCGGTTGTGCTGCTGCCCCGTCGCGCGGGAGGTGGGGCTGAGCGACGTGGCGGTGGACGATCCCGCCGACGCGCGGCGGCTTCGCGGCGACGTCTACCTCGCGGTGGGGATCGAATCCGTGCTCGAAGCCGTCGAGCGGGCCGCCGCCGCGCGGGCGTCCGTCGTGCTGGTGCGCGGGTCCGAGCCGCCGGGGCCGGACGCTGTCGCGAAAGCGGACGAGGGCAGGGTCGCGGTCCTCCTCATCGATCCGGAAGTGTCGTGGGGACAGCTCGCCGGTGTGGTCTACGGCCTCGTGCTCGAAGGGCGCGAGACGGCGTCCGGCCGCGGCCCGACCGACCTGTTCGCGCTGGCCGACAGCCTCGCCGACGCGCTCGACAGCGCGGTCGTCATCGAGGACCAGCTGTCCCGCGTGCTCGCGTACTCCAACCGCCAGCAGGGCGCGGACCAGGTGCGGCTGGAGACGATTCTCGGCAGGCGGGTGCCGGATCCGGTTCGCGAGCTGTTCGAGCGCCGCGGGGTGTTCGCGCACCTCGCCGAGTCCGACGAGCCGTTGTTCGTCGAAGCCGCGCCCGAGCACGGGCTGACCGGGCGCATGGTGGTCGCGGTCAGGGCGGGGCGGGAGACGCTCGGGTCGATCTGGGTGGAGTGCGAGCGGCCGCTGTCGGAGGTCCGGCGCACGGTGCTGCACGACAGTTCGCGCACGGTCGGGCTGCACCTGCTGCGCTCGCGCGCGAGCGCCGATCTCGAGCGGCAGGTCGAATCGGACCTGGTCATCCGCCTGCTGGAGGGCACCCCGGACGCGGCGGCCGTGCTGAGCAGGCTCGGGCTCCCGCCCGACCGGTTCCGCGTGGTCGCGCTCCAGGCGCACATCGCCGAGGAGCGGCACGCCGCGCTCCTGCTCGCGTTCGAACGCGCGACCACCGGTTTCGGCTGGTCCCGGCCGGGGCGGAGCACGTTGTTCAGCAACACCGTCTACACCGTCCTGCCCGGCGAGGGCGTCGCGACGGCGCGGGCGTGGCTCGACGGCATCCGCGACGCGTTGCCTGCGCAGGTCACGGTCGCGGCCGGGATCGGCGCGCCCGCGTCCACCGCGGAACTGCCGGCCAGCAGGCGGGAATCCGACGAATGCCTGGCACTGCACGACGCGCGCCCCGGCGGGGACGCCACCGTCGCCTACGACGAGTCGTGGGACGACATCCTCATCCTGCGGTTGCGCGCGGCGGCCGCGGCTGGCCGGTCCCCCGCCCGCGGGCCGATCGCCGACCTGGCCGGGCACGACGCCGCCAACGCCACCAGCTACGTCGCGACCCTGCGCGCGTGGCTGGAGACCCAGGGCGAGCTCACCGAAGCCGCGGAACGGCTCGGCGTGCATCCGAACACCATCCGCTACCGGCTGCGGAAGATGGCCGAGGTCACCCCGCTGCGGCTCGACCTGCCCGAGAAACGGCTGGCGATGATCATCGAGCTGGCTGTCTCCGATCCTCAGAATTGA
- a CDS encoding NAD(P)/FAD-dependent oxidoreductase, which yields MGDLERMDGGPRSVIVVGAGIVGLSTAWFLQERGVQVTVVDREGIAAGSSWGNAGWLSPGLAIPLNEPAVLRYGLRTLLDRRAPLHVPASPDPRLWSFLARFAANCTTRSWTAAVRANLPLNEECLEAFDVLTANGVDAPTVDAPITALFETAGQAETLVAELDRLGDAGQRVSWTRLGGAELHERFPQVTSRIGAGVLLDGQRYADPGRFTESLARAVLARGGSIRHRFDVTAVRRHQHAYTVRSASGRTASANAVVLATGAWLGGLARKWGVRVPVRAGRGYSFTVPTDQPVPGPLYLPGIRVACTPYQGSLRVAGTMEFRKPGDPPHQARVDAIIASARPLLTGVDWKRRTDTWVGSRPVSADGRPVIGETGAPGLYVAGGHGMWGLTHGAITGRLLAEQITTGKQPEALRPFDPLR from the coding sequence ATGGGCGATCTCGAGCGGATGGACGGTGGACCGCGTTCGGTGATCGTGGTCGGCGCGGGCATCGTCGGGCTGTCGACCGCCTGGTTCCTGCAGGAACGCGGGGTGCAGGTGACCGTGGTCGACCGCGAGGGCATCGCCGCGGGTTCGTCGTGGGGCAACGCGGGCTGGCTGTCGCCGGGGCTCGCGATCCCGCTCAACGAACCCGCTGTGCTCCGCTACGGGCTGCGCACGCTGCTCGACCGGCGGGCGCCGCTGCACGTCCCGGCCAGCCCCGACCCCCGGCTGTGGTCGTTCCTCGCCCGGTTCGCCGCGAACTGCACCACCCGGTCCTGGACCGCGGCGGTGCGCGCGAACCTGCCGTTGAACGAGGAATGCCTCGAAGCCTTCGACGTCCTGACCGCGAACGGCGTGGACGCGCCGACCGTCGACGCGCCCATCACCGCGCTGTTCGAGACCGCCGGGCAGGCCGAGACACTCGTCGCCGAGCTGGACCGGCTCGGCGACGCCGGGCAGCGAGTGTCGTGGACCCGCCTCGGCGGCGCCGAACTCCACGAGCGCTTCCCGCAGGTCACCTCCCGGATCGGCGCCGGTGTCCTGCTCGACGGGCAGCGGTACGCCGACCCCGGCCGGTTCACCGAATCGCTGGCGAGGGCGGTGCTCGCCAGGGGCGGGAGCATCCGCCACCGGTTCGACGTCACCGCGGTGCGCCGCCACCAGCACGCGTACACCGTCCGGTCGGCGAGCGGGCGGACCGCCAGCGCCAACGCCGTCGTGCTCGCGACCGGCGCGTGGCTGGGCGGGCTCGCCCGCAAGTGGGGCGTCCGCGTCCCGGTGCGGGCCGGGCGCGGGTACTCCTTCACCGTTCCGACCGACCAGCCGGTGCCGGGACCGCTGTACCTGCCGGGAATCCGGGTGGCGTGCACGCCGTACCAGGGCAGCCTGCGGGTCGCCGGGACGATGGAGTTCCGGAAACCGGGCGACCCGCCGCACCAGGCGCGCGTGGACGCGATCATCGCCTCGGCACGGCCCCTGCTCACCGGTGTCGATTGGAAACGGCGCACCGACACCTGGGTCGGCTCCCGGCCGGTCAGCGCCGACGGGCGTCCGGTGATCGGCGAGACCGGCGCGCCGGGGCTGTACGTCGCGGGCGGGCACGGGATGTGGGGGCTCACCCACGGCGCGATCACCGGACGGCTGCTCGCCGAGCAGATCACCACCGGCAAGCAGCCGGAGGCCCTGCGGCCGTTCGACCCGCTGCGGTGA
- a CDS encoding GreA/GreB family elongation factor, translating into MTATPPRPWLTPGAHARLAAELADLRRAPGPGDGSGEQDRFVLDQHRQARLRELQYLLRNAVVGEDPPDDGVAEPGMVLTVRYDDGGTETFLLGTRDENGQDDLDVYSPESPLGRALHGAEPGEQREYEVPNGSIVRVTLVDARPYGHHRTVHNGQSGH; encoded by the coding sequence ATGACAGCCACTCCCCCGCGTCCTTGGCTGACGCCCGGCGCCCACGCCCGCCTCGCCGCGGAACTCGCGGACCTGCGGCGCGCGCCCGGTCCCGGTGACGGGTCCGGCGAACAGGACCGCTTCGTGCTCGACCAGCACCGGCAGGCGCGCCTGCGGGAACTGCAGTACCTGCTGCGAAACGCCGTCGTCGGCGAGGATCCACCCGACGACGGCGTCGCCGAACCCGGCATGGTCCTCACCGTCCGCTACGACGACGGCGGGACGGAGACGTTCCTACTCGGCACGCGCGACGAGAACGGCCAGGACGATCTCGACGTCTATTCGCCGGAGTCGCCGCTCGGGCGCGCACTGCACGGCGCCGAACCGGGCGAACAGCGCGAGTACGAAGTTCCCAATGGCTCCATCGTGCGCGTGACGCTCGTCGACGCGCGTCCCTACGGACACCACCGAACCGTCCACAATGGTCAGTCCGGCCACTGA
- a CDS encoding sensor histidine kinase: protein MGKRDPGEFSARQWPDWSFWQDAHGGRGRVVVVAVNGFALLFLIARGVEIADDSHGTGLALGALVFYGLACLTGLWFGSLAPPRQRIAFVAVAFAFGAAPALLLGSPAYLTDLTYAIALGLMLLPLRYSASLGFLVVACQIAWMRLGEGRVIWGLVATLVGVTAALGTVFALSFTIGHLRAAREQVKRMAVDQERERVARDLHDVLGHSLSTMTVKLGLTRRILESSGDIDPALAEIRELEGLSRQALSDVRATVSDYRAVSLASELAGARVALRAAGVRADLPTAADDVRPELNGVFGYVVRESVTNVLRHSSAGSCRVRLGRDWVEITDDGTVAPRTAAGHGLTGLAERLAAVSGTLEHGEGPDGGFRVLARGPRLAEAVQP, encoded by the coding sequence GTGGGCAAACGCGATCCCGGCGAGTTCTCCGCTCGCCAGTGGCCGGACTGGAGCTTCTGGCAGGACGCTCACGGCGGCCGGGGCCGCGTGGTCGTGGTCGCCGTCAACGGTTTCGCCCTGCTCTTCCTGATCGCGCGTGGCGTCGAGATCGCGGACGACTCGCACGGCACCGGTCTCGCACTCGGCGCACTGGTCTTCTACGGCCTCGCCTGCTTGACCGGCCTGTGGTTCGGGTCGCTGGCGCCCCCGCGGCAGCGGATCGCTTTCGTGGCCGTGGCTTTCGCGTTCGGGGCCGCGCCCGCGCTGCTGCTGGGCTCGCCCGCTTACCTGACCGATCTGACCTACGCCATCGCGCTCGGGCTCATGCTGCTGCCGCTGCGCTACTCGGCGTCGCTCGGTTTTCTCGTGGTGGCCTGCCAGATCGCGTGGATGCGGCTGGGCGAGGGCCGGGTGATCTGGGGGCTGGTGGCCACCCTCGTCGGCGTGACCGCCGCGCTGGGCACCGTGTTCGCGCTGTCCTTCACGATCGGGCACCTCAGAGCGGCGCGCGAGCAGGTCAAGCGGATGGCCGTGGACCAGGAACGCGAGCGCGTGGCGAGGGACCTGCACGACGTCCTCGGGCACAGCCTCTCCACGATGACGGTCAAACTCGGCCTGACCAGGCGGATACTGGAGTCCTCCGGCGACATCGATCCCGCGCTCGCCGAGATCCGCGAGCTCGAAGGGCTTTCCCGGCAAGCACTTTCCGACGTGCGGGCCACCGTGTCGGACTACCGCGCGGTGTCGCTCGCCAGCGAGCTCGCGGGCGCGCGCGTGGCGCTGCGGGCCGCCGGTGTCCGCGCCGACCTGCCCACCGCCGCCGACGACGTGCGGCCCGAGCTGAACGGGGTTTTCGGTTACGTGGTAAGGGAATCGGTCACCAACGTGCTGCGCCACTCCAGTGCGGGGAGCTGCCGCGTCCGGCTCGGCCGCGACTGGGTGGAGATCACCGACGACGGCACCGTCGCGCCGCGGACGGCCGCGGGGCACGGCCTCACCGGTCTCGCCGAACGACTGGCCGCCGTGTCCGGCACCCTCGAACACGGCGAAGGCCCCGACGGCGGTTTCCGGGTGCTCGCCCGCGGCCCCCGGCTCGCCGAGGCGGTCCAGCCGTGA
- a CDS encoding response regulator transcription factor has product MIRVLLADDQALVRGALASMLRIEPDIDVVAEVGSGTEVLDAAKRTSPDIALLDVQMPGLDGLAVAAQLRHALPDCRAVICTTFSRPGYLSRAMSAGAAGYVVKDSPPEQLVNAIRRVHSGLRFIDPALAAESLANGASPLTDREADVLRATADGGTVADIAKIVGLTEGTVRNHLSSAIGKTQARTRAEAARLAETNGWL; this is encoded by the coding sequence GTGATCCGGGTGCTGCTGGCCGACGACCAGGCCCTCGTCCGCGGCGCGCTCGCTTCGATGCTGCGGATCGAACCCGATATCGACGTGGTCGCCGAAGTCGGTTCCGGCACCGAGGTGCTGGACGCGGCGAAGCGGACCTCCCCCGACATCGCGCTGCTGGACGTGCAGATGCCCGGCCTGGACGGGCTCGCGGTCGCCGCCCAGCTCCGCCACGCGCTGCCGGACTGCCGGGCCGTCATCTGCACCACGTTCAGCCGCCCCGGCTACCTCTCCAGGGCGATGTCCGCGGGCGCGGCCGGGTACGTGGTGAAGGACTCCCCACCCGAACAGCTCGTCAACGCGATCCGCCGCGTCCACTCCGGACTGCGCTTCATCGACCCCGCGCTCGCCGCCGAATCCCTCGCGAACGGCGCCAGCCCCCTCACCGATCGGGAAGCCGACGTCCTGCGCGCCACCGCCGACGGCGGCACCGTCGCGGACATCGCGAAAATCGTGGGACTGACCGAAGGCACCGTGCGCAACCACCTGTCCTCCGCGATCGGCAAAACCCAGGCCCGCACCCGCGCCGAAGCGGCCAGGCTCGCCGAAACGAACGGCTGGCTCTAG
- a CDS encoding TetR/AcrR family transcriptional regulator, with protein MAGAGTSPRERYRTQLRAEIKEHAWEQIATAGASALSLKAIAKQLGMSGPALYRYYASRDDLITELIRDAYRSLADTLAAAAGDGLTGVGRALRGWALADPHRYHLLYGTPVPGYHAPKDTTAITSELMGTLLAVCGPRTEHTPIAEFDERLTGHRLAEGPREAVTLHRALSVWARLHGVLSLELAGHFTGMDFDPALLFEAELESLL; from the coding sequence ATGGCAGGCGCCGGAACCTCGCCCCGTGAGCGCTACCGGACCCAGCTGCGCGCGGAGATCAAAGAGCACGCGTGGGAGCAGATCGCCACCGCGGGCGCGTCCGCGCTGTCGCTGAAGGCGATCGCCAAGCAGCTGGGGATGAGCGGCCCCGCGCTGTACCGCTACTACGCCAGCCGCGACGACCTGATCACCGAGCTGATCCGCGACGCCTACCGCAGCCTCGCCGACACCTTGGCGGCGGCCGCCGGGGACGGTCTCACCGGCGTCGGCAGGGCACTGCGCGGCTGGGCGCTCGCCGATCCCCACCGCTACCACCTGCTCTACGGCACGCCCGTGCCCGGCTACCACGCCCCGAAGGACACCACCGCCATCACGTCGGAGCTGATGGGCACGCTCCTCGCCGTCTGCGGCCCGCGAACGGAGCACACCCCGATCGCCGAGTTCGACGAGCGGCTGACCGGCCACCGGCTGGCCGAAGGACCGCGGGAGGCGGTCACCCTGCACCGCGCCCTGTCCGTCTGGGCCCGCCTGCACGGCGTGCTGTCACTGGAACTCGCCGGCCACTTCACCGGCATGGACTTCGACCCGGCCCTCCTGTTCGAAGCCGAACTGGAAAGCCTGCTTTAG